AGCTTACAACTTCGAATAAGGGAGCCTCTATGCGGTTGGGGAAGTGCCCAAGCGTCATCCAAAAAGATACACTCGCCTATCGGGTGTACGGGCAGACGGAAATTCAGGAACGGCATCGCCACAGATATGAGTTCAACACACGTTATCGAACACGGATGGAGAAACATGGCTTTGTGATTAGCGCCACGTCACCCACTGATGGCCTGGTCGAGCTAGTTGAGTTGCGGGATCATCCTTGGTTCCTCGCCTGTCAATTTCATCCAGAATTTCAGTCTAAACCTAATAATCCACACCCACTCTTTCGAGGCTTCGTTGCCGCTTGCCTCGCAAAATCAGCCGCAAATTTGACAGCTTCCCATACCACCTAGCTTTTATTCCGTCCGGACAATCAGTTGCAAAAGCGTCAATCCTCCTAGAGAGAAGGGGGGAGTTGGCGCCTTTTAGTCGAGGATTTTTTCTAGTGCTCTCCTGCATTTCTGATGCACTCCATCACCTACCGCGGGAGCTAGGACGCAGCCGTTTTGTCGAGAGGGAATTTCTATCCATGAGCGACATCCACCATATTCCGTCTTATGTGGAATGTAGTGCGGAGGATTCAAGCGGAACACTCGTACCAGAGCTACGTGGACACCCAATCCTCTATTCTGAAAGCGCTCTTGGACCACAAAGTCCTGTAAGACATGAAACTCACGAAGCTTAGCGATCTTTGCCTTGTCCTGTACAAACCGCACCCACTCCGTGGAAGCTAAATAGCGGATTTCCAACGCATTCCCAACAAAAAATGGAAACGGACCATCCCGTAGTATTGTCTTTTCTAGTTGTCCATGAAACCAAGTAGGAAACAAAAAAAACTCTTTATGTCTAAACCAGAACCCCGCTTTACCTTCAGAAATCCCTCCCTTTCGAATCAAGATATTTTGTTGCCCATTTCCAAGGGCTTCACACACTAGCGCCCACTCTTTAAATGCTGGAAACATGTCCATTTTTAGATAGCTTGGATAAGTGATATCCCCCCTTGTAGGAGGGCTTCTAGCGTAGATGCTTTATCGCTTTGATTTTCATACCCACTCGTTTTTTTCTACGGATGCTTCCAGCAGCCCGGAGCAGCTCGTAGAAGCTGCTAAGTCCCGTGGACTAAGTGGGATTGCCATCACTGATCACGATAATTGTCAATCTCTTCAGTATTGTATTCAAAATAGACTCGTACGGGAAGATGGTTTACCGGTAGATAATTTTTTGATCTTCCCAGGAGTAGAAGTTTCTACCGCCGAGGGACATCTGCTATGTATTGGGGGTACGATCCCTAATCGGAAGGGGGCTCCCGCCCTTCAGGTGGCGGAAGAAATTCGCATGTGTGGAGGGATCCCTGTACCTTCCCATCCTTTTGATCGATGGCGTGCCAGTATTTGTCCTGAAATTATGGATCAGATGCAATTGGAGGTAGTGGAGGTGTTCAATGCAGCGGCTTGCCGAAGAAAATATAATCAGCAAGCCCGTGTATATGCTACAGCACGTTCGCTGGGGATGGTTGCTGGGAGTGATGCTCATCACCGAACAGCCGTGGGAACGTGCTGGACAACGTTAGATTTGGAGAGGCTCTCCATCGCCAGTGTCCTATCTCAACTCCCCAAGGCTACTCAAATTGGGGGACGCTATTCCCCTTTTTTGGAGAGCCTGAAGAAATACTCTGGAAATTGGTTCCGTTGTTTCTAGTAAGAGGGTCGGCAAAGCATCTGGAAAAGTGAGTGCCCCCTTTTTGGTCTTTAGACGGACAAGAGGACTGCATGCGTTCTGTCTAGCTTGAGGACGCCCTGGGAACCTAAGGTGAGTTTTACGTACGGATTGGCAATTTTTTCCCCCCTCCATCGTACGCTACCCTGCTCGATGAGGCGCCGTACTGCTCCGTGGGACTTATATATGCCGAAGCACCTAGAGTAGACTGTGACGACGGTCGATATCAAATCATGTTCTCCTTCTCCGAGAGAATAAGAGGGAAGGTCAACCTCCTCGAAATTTTGCTTGCTGAATCTAAGATTAAAGCCTTCCAGAGCCGTCCTTGCCGCTTCCTGTGAGTGGTATTTACTGACTATCCGACGAGCGAGTTCTCTCTTGGCATCCATAGGATGAATGCTAGGTGGGATGGAGTCGCGGAGTAATAGTTCATAATAGCGGCCCATTGTGGCATCCGGAATGCTCATAAGTTTACCAAACATCACTTCCGGAGTTTCCGTGATACCTATGGCGTTGTTAAAACTCTTGCTCATTTTTTTGATACCATCCATCCCTTCCAATAGTGGAAGAAGCATGGCAACCTGCTGAGGCTGCCCTTCCCCCTTTTGCAGATGCCTCCCTATCATAATATTGAAGAGCTGGTCCATTCCACCTAATTCGATGTCCGCTAAGACCTGCACGGAATCCCACCCTTGCATGAGCGGATACTGAACCTCATGGAGGCGTATAGGCAATCCCAGATTTATGCGGTCCCTAAAATCTTCCCTTCGGAGAATTTGCTGAATGGTAACGAGGCTGTTTAGGCAGATTATCTTCTCAAGAGACATCGCTCTGAACCACTTGCTGTTAAAGACAACATGCGTCCGTTCCTGATCAAGAATCTTGAATATCTGTTTTTGATAGGTAAGAGCATTGGACATGGCTTCCTCGTAAGTTAACTTGGGACGGGCAATCGAACGCCCACTAGGATCTCCGATTGTGGCTGTGAAATCTCCAATGATTAGAATGCTGTCGTGGCCTGCTTCCTGGAACTGGCGCAGTTTAGTGAGAGCGATGGTATGTCCAAGATGGATGTCTGGCGTGGTAGGGTCTACTCCCAGTTTTACCCTAAGAGGACGGCCTATCCCTAGTCTGTCCTCTAGCTCTTCTGGGCTAAGGATCTGCAGGCAATTTCCCGCAAGAGTTGTAAAAATCTCGGATCGCATTGATGTATCAATGGTCAAAGACAATTTGCACTGGACCGTGGACTACTTTGCACGAAACTTACTCTCGAGTTTTTTCTACTTTAACTTCTTCTACTGCCCGCTTCTGAAAGCAGACGGCCCCTTGTGGACCGGTTGAGTGTGACGCATACGCATTAGGTTGGATCACATGGGAGCCTTCCTCTATAAAGACGGCAGTGCGTGCTTCAGCTTTCGTGGAAAAAAGTAAAGACGATCTTACCACAGGAGCTATACAGGTCCTCCAACTCATAGACACGGTTTTTTTAAGTTAGGTTCAGACAAAAAAGCCTAGGCAGCTTCTTTCCTCCCCGGCCTGCTCTGTCTCTCAACGATGGCCAAATTCCCTTTTTAAGTTGTGGCCATATTTTGCTCTAATGAAATCATTATTCATGACTTGATCCCCATACTTTCTTCGTTTTTTCCGCACGGAGAGCCAAAGCTTCTTGGCAGGAAATCCCCCTTGCTTGCCCTCAGCAAGCTCCCCAGAAGGGACCTTGTCAAGTTCCATCTGACTGGGTTCCTCAACTCTGGGCATATAAAAAAGTCTGGGTTTGGACCGGATTGGGGACATGGAGGCACAAAACAAAATTAAGGGAATTGCGAAAATTTGAGACGAGAAAGACAATCTATATGATTCTTAAAATTGCTAGATATGGACATCCTGTGCTTCGCATGAGGGGTAAAAATGTTGTCCAGATAAATAGGCGTGTTCTCCAACTTGCGGCAGATATGACTGAAACTGTGATAGATGCCAATGGAATCGGCCTAGCGGCTCAACAGATAGGGTTGCCACTGCAGCTTTTTGTGTTAAACCTACCTCGGGATAAATCGTGCTTAAATGTAGTGTTCCCAGAAACAGGTTTTCCTAAGCTTCCAATGCCTATTGCGCTGGTGAATCCTGTAATCGAGCCCTATGGGGAAATAGACTATGCCCTGGAGGGATGTCTTAGTTTTCCGACTATAGAAGGATCTTATCCTATTCAGGGGTTGGTACCTCGTCCCACTTGTGTTTTTCTGCGGGCACTCAATTTGGAGGGAAAAAAGATGGAATTTTATGCCACGGGATTACTAGCCCGTGCTATTCAGCATGAATTTGACCACCTTCAAGGGGTCCTTTTTATAGACCGCATGGATCCAGATACTCTGGAAACGCTGAGACCTGCCGTGGAGGGACTGCTTGAACTCAAGACTGGTTAATTTTTCCGGAGAGAAGGTCTAGGGTGTGCTAGGCATTTCCAATGAGCATACCGGCGAAGAAGACAAGTAACCCCCCAGCAACCACCTGGAAAAGCGCTGATGTCCAGGGGATAGCCATATACCTGTGCCGGACCCATGCAATGGTAAAAAGTTCTACTACGACCACGCTGATGGCAATGGAGGTTGCAATGGTGATCTCTCGGATTACCAAGTAGGGAAGAGTGTGCCCAATGCCACCAAGGATAGTCATAAGCCCACAGACACTTCCACGGGTCCATGGTCGGCCTCGGCCAGTAAGACTCCCGTCATCGGAAAGGGCCTCTGCAAATCCCATGCTAATTCCGGCACCCACACTGGCAGCAAGTCCAACCAAGAACGTTTCCCAACTTCTACGTGTAGCCAGAGCAGCGGCGAACACTGGGGCGAGTGTGGAGACGGAGCCATCCATTAGTCCAACAAGCCCTGGCTGAACCACTTGCAGCATGAAGAGACGCGTACGGTTCGTGCCCCCCTCCTCTGCCTGGCGTAGCTGTTTAATACTGTTCTCATGAGAGCGTTCTGCCTCAGCAAGGTCTTCCAGAAGTTGTTGGACTGCAGTATCATTACTGTTCCGAGCAGCAAGTTCATAAAAACGTTTAGTTTCCGCTTCGATGGTTTCTGCCTCACGTGCGGCCGTCTCAGCATTGAATGGATGAATTAGCCAAATTGGATTGCGGGATATAAAGCCTCGAATGTCTCGGCGGTGAATGGAGGGTATATTGGTAACCCCAAAGAGTGTTTGATAGAGTTCTAGGAGATGGCGGCGATGCCCACTTTCTTCTTTTCCAAGCTTTCCATAGTCAGAAGCCCTCTTAGGGTGGGTGGGTTGGAGTGCATCTGCAAAGTTTCTGTAAATTCTTGCATCTTCCTCTTCCAAAGAAATTGCGAGGGCGAGAATTTCTCTGGAATTCAGACTTTCGAAGGTTCTCATTCTAAGGCTTATCTAGCTTGAGTAGATATTATAAAAATTGTGACAAAGGACATAGTTTACTTCGACTTGGAAACACAGAGGACAGCAGGAGATGTGGGGGGATGGAATCGTAAGCAATTGATGAAGGTATCCCTAGCAGTAATATTTAGTACGAAAGATGAAAACTACACCATTTATCCAGAAAAACGGGTGGGGGAACTGGTCGCACGGCTTCAGCAGGCAGATATGGTAGTCGGCTACAATATCCTCCGTTTTGACTATGAAGTTCTTATGGGGTATACGATTCTAGATCTGCCGCACTATCTGCCGACATTAGATCTAATGGTAGAAGTAGAGAGGATAGTTGGACACCGCTTAGCGCTGGATGCACTGGCTCAGGCGACGTTGGGCATTGGGAAGACAGCCGACGGGCTGGAGGCTATTCGATGGTGGAGGGAAGGGAAACTTCTACAAATTGCGGAGTACTGTTGTTTCGATGTAAAGGTGACCCGCTTAGTACACGAATATGCTCTCCAGCATGGAGAGCTGTTCTATGTAGATCGATTTTTTCGGAAGAAGAAAATTTCCATCAATTGGCACTGCTTGTAGTGCTATCCAAAAAATCTCTGGAACTGCCTATTCAGTTACTCTATCGGACGAAACTTCCGGCCCTTTGGGAATGAAGATGCTACTTGCCGACCAAGCATAGTGGCCATGCCTGAGTGTCGTAGGGATCCATGTTGGAGTTGAACCGTTAGATTGGGGGTGTGTTCCATAGACGGGACAGCTCATGTATATTCGACTTCTCAGTCTTGGATCTGTTTCCTGATTGCTCTATGAAGATCGGTCTTTACGGTGGGAGTTTTAATCCTGTCCATCACGGTCACTTAATTTTGGCTCGAGATGCCCTGGAGCAGCTGAGCCTAGATAAGGTGATTTTTCTTCTCGCGAAAGTTTCTCCATTCAAACTCTCCTTGCCCTCCTATGTTCCGGATAGGTTTCGCGCTCGTTTACTTAGAGTCGCCCTTAGAGGAGAGCCTGGATTGGAATGGGATGATTGTGAGTTAGGACGCGATGGTCCTTCCTATACCATTGATACGGTCTGTCAGATGCGAAGGCGCTATCCCTCTGCAGAATTTTTTTACTTCATTGGAGGTGACCACCTTCCCACTTTGTCCTCTTGGAAAGAGTACAAGACGCTGTGTCGTCAGATCCGCTTTGTTGTACTGAGTAGGGGAGATGTTGTCTCCGAAGCTGCTTTTCCTACCCTGAAGAGGAGGCTAGACATTTCCTCTTCAGAGATACGAGCTCGACTTTCTCAAGGATCTTCAATCCGCTACCTACTTCCGGAGCCCGTGCACAAGATATTACTCAGCTCTAGGTGGTATCGACCTTGCTTTCATTAAGAGGACAGATAGAAAAGCCCGTCGCAGTAGTTCAATTCATTTCTTCGAGATCCTCACTTAGTTCTGGGCTAATCTGCCGGTCTCTATTCCATCTCTATTTAGTGCCCAAGCCGAAGGATTTTACTATTTCTACACCAACTATTTAGTTAGTCTGTGACAGTGAGAGAGAGCTTCGGTGTGATAGAGGCTTGTGCCCACGCAGCTACTGAGAAGAAAGCGGAGAATTTGGTGCTCTTAGATTTGCGTGGTATTTCTTCATGGACGGACTTTTTTCTTATTGGGAGTGCACTCTCGGAGCCACAGCTCAAGGCGATTGTTTCCTCCATCCGTGGGCAACTGAGAGATCGTCTCCGGCTGCAACCGTTATCGGTAAGTGGCCTACCTGCTAGCCAATGGGTAGTGATCGACTACGGTGAGGTGGTAGCGCATCTTTTTCTGAAAGAGAAACGGAAATTTTATGCTATTGAAAACCTTTGGCGAGATGCCCCCCGCCTAAAGTTAAGGGAATAATTAAAAAAGGTGGAGGGGGGGGTTCTTTTCGGAGACGCGCTTCAAAAGAGGTCCGCACACTAAGACCTAAGACAAGAGGCAGCTCCAAAAAGAACAGAGCTGCCCCAAATAGAACCGCCCCCCAACAGAGAAGGGGGGCGGAGCGACGAGACCTCCCGAGGTGCCCGTGTCTCGGCGCTGCCCTAACCAAAAAAAGGCCAAAAGCCTCCTTCTGCCTTCTGACCTAGTAGTCCATGCCTCCCATTCCACCTGGAGCAGGCGGGGTCACTGTCTTTTCTTTTTCTGGAATCTCTGTAACAAGGCCCTCCGTAGTGAGAAGAAGTCCACTGATAGAGGCAGCATTCTGCAGTGCAGTGCGAGTCACCTTGGCAGGATCTACCACACCAGCTCTTACGAGGTCCTCGTAGGAGTCAGCAGCTACATTATAGCCGTCATTGCCTTTGCGCTTCTTCACTTCTTCGACAATCAAAGCGCCTTCTTTTCCAGCATTGTCGGCTAACTGACGCAGTGGGAACTCGATGGCCCGACGAACAATATCTGAGCCAATTCTCTCGTCTCCCTCGAACCGGAGACTATCCAAAATCCTCTGCACTCGGATGAGGGCCACCCCTCCACCAGGAACGATACCTTCCTCAACAGCCGCACGGGTAGCGTGCAGTGCATCCTCAACACGAGCCTTCTTTTCCTTCATCTCAGTCTCGGTAGCAGCACCTACATTGATGACGGCCACCCCTCCTGCAAGTTTAGCGAGACGTTCTTGAAGCTTCTCGCGATCATAGTCGCTGGTAGTCTCTTCGATTAGACGACGAATTTGAGCCACACGACCCTGAATATCCGAGCTCTTACCCTCTCCTTCCACAATGGTAGTATTTTCCTTGTCAATCGTAATCCGCTTGGCACGCCCTAAATCCTCGACCTGAACATTCTCTAGCCGTATACCTAAATCTTCTGTAAGGCAACGCCCACCGGTAAGAACAGCGATGTCTTCAAGGATCGCCTTACGACGATCTCCGAATCCAGGAGCCTTAACAGCAGCAACCTGCAGCGTGCCACGTAACTTATTCACTACTAGCGTGGCCAAGGCTTCTCCTTCTACATCCTCAGCAATAACCAGAAGCGGACGGCTAGCCTTCGCTATCTTTTCAAGCAGTGGAAGTAAGTCTTTTAAGCTGCTAATTTTCTTCTCGTGAATAAGGACATAGGCGTTCTCTAAGGCCACTTCCATGCTTTCAGTGTTAGTTGCAAAGTATGGAGAAAGATATCCCTTATCGAACTGCATGCCTTCTACTACTTCCAAGACAGTTTCAATCGACTTGTTTTCTTCGACCGTAATAGTGCCATCTTTGCCAACTTTCTCCATAGCGTCGGCGATGATTTGTCCAATAGTAGAGTCCCAGTTGGCAGAAACGGTCGCCACTTGAGCAATTTCAGTGCTATCCTTAACCTTCTTAGAAATTTGGCCAATCTCCTTAACAAGAGCGTCGACTGCTTTTTGAATACCACGCTGAATTTGGGTAGGGTTCGCACCTGCAGTTACATTCTTCAACCCTTCACGATAGATTGCCTCGGCAAGCACCGTTGCGGTCGTAGTGCCATCACCTGCCAAATCAGAAGTTTTGGAAGCTACTTCGCGCACCAGTTGAGCACCCATATTTTCATAGGGGTCCTCTAACTCAATCTCCTTTGCGACAGTCACACCATCTTTAGTGATAGTTGGGCTTCCAAATTTCTTGTCCAAGATAATGTTTCGACCTGAAGGACCGAGAGTCGCCTTAACTGCCTTGGACAGTTTTGATATACCACGCAGGAGAGCCTGCCTAGCTTCTTCGTCAAACAGTAATTGTTTTGCTGCCATAAGAATATCTACTATAAGTGAATTTTATAAAAAAAACTATAGGTGGTACCTAAATACCAATGACTCCCAAAATGTCATCTTCACGAAGAATGAGATACTTTTCATCGTTGAGCTGCACTTCTGTACCACCATATTTTGAGATGAGAACCGTATCCCCAACTTTGACGGTAAACTCAATCCGCCTACCGTTATCGTCGATTTTTCCGGTCCCAAGTGCCATCACTTTTCCCTCCTGTGGCTTTTCCTTGGCCGAGTCCGGGATAATGATGCCATGTTTCACTTGTTCCTTCTCGTCACTGGGTTTTACAAGTACCCTGTCAGCAAGAGGCTTAAAGTTACTAGCTGCCATAGTTTTATGATTTTGTATATGTTAGGTTGTTTGAGTTTTAACAAGAGTGCCTTCCTGGGGGGTAGGATATTTTGTTAAAAGTATTGAAATCGCGATCTAATCTAACCTTCCGGACGTTTCTTCTTATCTTCGTCCACTACTTCAAATTCGGCATCAACGACACTTCCGTCTTGCTTACCCCCAGTCTGGGAAGCCGCGCCTTTGGAGTCA
This DNA window, taken from Candidatus Xiphinematobacter sp., encodes the following:
- a CDS encoding rubrerythrin, which encodes MRTFESLNSREILALAISLEEEDARIYRNFADALQPTHPKRASDYGKLGKEESGHRRHLLELYQTLFGVTNIPSIHRRDIRGFISRNPIWLIHPFNAETAAREAETIEAETKRFYELAARNSNDTAVQQLLEDLAEAERSHENSIKQLRQAEEGGTNRTRLFMLQVVQPGLVGLMDGSVSTLAPVFAAALATRRSWETFLVGLAASVGAGISMGFAEALSDDGSLTGRGRPWTRGSVCGLMTILGGIGHTLPYLVIREITIATSIAISVVVVELFTIAWVRHRYMAIPWTSALFQVVAGGLLVFFAGMLIGNA
- the def gene encoding peptide deformylase; the encoded protein is MILKIARYGHPVLRMRGKNVVQINRRVLQLAADMTETVIDANGIGLAAQQIGLPLQLFVLNLPRDKSCLNVVFPETGFPKLPMPIALVNPVIEPYGEIDYALEGCLSFPTIEGSYPIQGLVPRPTCVFLRALNLEGKKMEFYATGLLARAIQHEFDHLQGVLFIDRMDPDTLETLRPAVEGLLELKTG
- the groL gene encoding chaperonin GroEL (60 kDa chaperone family; promotes refolding of misfolded polypeptides especially under stressful conditions; forms two stacked rings of heptamers to form a barrel-shaped 14mer; ends can be capped by GroES; misfolded proteins enter the barrel where they are refolded when GroES binds), whose product is MAAKQLLFDEEARQALLRGISKLSKAVKATLGPSGRNIILDKKFGSPTITKDGVTVAKEIELEDPYENMGAQLVREVASKTSDLAGDGTTTATVLAEAIYREGLKNVTAGANPTQIQRGIQKAVDALVKEIGQISKKVKDSTEIAQVATVSANWDSTIGQIIADAMEKVGKDGTITVEENKSIETVLEVVEGMQFDKGYLSPYFATNTESMEVALENAYVLIHEKKISSLKDLLPLLEKIAKASRPLLVIAEDVEGEALATLVVNKLRGTLQVAAVKAPGFGDRRKAILEDIAVLTGGRCLTEDLGIRLENVQVEDLGRAKRITIDKENTTIVEGEGKSSDIQGRVAQIRRLIEETTSDYDREKLQERLAKLAGGVAVINVGAATETEMKEKKARVEDALHATRAAVEEGIVPGGGVALIRVQRILDSLRFEGDERIGSDIVRRAIEFPLRQLADNAGKEGALIVEEVKKRKGNDGYNVAADSYEDLVRAGVVDPAKVTRTALQNAASISGLLLTTEGLVTEIPEKEKTVTPPAPGGMGGMDY
- a CDS encoding PHP domain-containing protein, whose translation is MLYRFDFHTHSFFSTDASSSPEQLVEAAKSRGLSGIAITDHDNCQSLQYCIQNRLVREDGLPVDNFLIFPGVEVSTAEGHLLCIGGTIPNRKGAPALQVAEEIRMCGGIPVPSHPFDRWRASICPEIMDQMQLEVVEVFNAAACRRKYNQQARVYATARSLGMVAGSDAHHRTAVGTCWTTLDLERLSIASVLSQLPKATQIGGRYSPFLESLKKYSGNWFRCF
- a CDS encoding ribonuclease H-like domain-containing protein gives rise to the protein MTKDIVYFDLETQRTAGDVGGWNRKQLMKVSLAVIFSTKDENYTIYPEKRVGELVARLQQADMVVGYNILRFDYEVLMGYTILDLPHYLPTLDLMVEVERIVGHRLALDALAQATLGIGKTADGLEAIRWWREGKLLQIAEYCCFDVKVTRLVHEYALQHGELFYVDRFFRKKKISINWHCL
- the nadD gene encoding nicotinate (nicotinamide) nucleotide adenylyltransferase translates to MKIGLYGGSFNPVHHGHLILARDALEQLSLDKVIFLLAKVSPFKLSLPSYVPDRFRARLLRVALRGEPGLEWDDCELGRDGPSYTIDTVCQMRRRYPSAEFFYFIGGDHLPTLSSWKEYKTLCRQIRFVVLSRGDVVSEAAFPTLKRRLDISSSEIRARLSQGSSIRYLLPEPVHKILLSSRWYRPCFH
- a CDS encoding DUF1802 family protein, producing the protein MDMFPAFKEWALVCEALGNGQQNILIRKGGISEGKAGFWFRHKEFFLFPTWFHGQLEKTILRDGPFPFFVGNALEIRYLASTEWVRFVQDKAKIAKLREFHVLQDFVVQERFQNRGLGVHVALVRVFRLNPPHYIPHKTEYGGCRSWIEIPSRQNGCVLAPAVGDGVHQKCRRALEKILD
- the rsfS gene encoding ribosome silencing factor, whose amino-acid sequence is MTVRESFGVIEACAHAATEKKAENLVLLDLRGISSWTDFFLIGSALSEPQLKAIVSSIRGQLRDRLRLQPLSVSGLPASQWVVIDYGEVVAHLFLKEKRKFYAIENLWRDAPRLKLRE
- the groES gene encoding co-chaperone GroES: MAASNFKPLADRVLVKPSDEKEQVKHGIIIPDSAKEKPQEGKVMALGTGKIDDNGRRIEFTVKVGDTVLISKYGGTEVQLNDEKYLILREDDILGVIGI
- a CDS encoding tyrosine--tRNA ligase; translation: MRSEIFTTLAGNCLQILSPEELEDRLGIGRPLRVKLGVDPTTPDIHLGHTIALTKLRQFQEAGHDSILIIGDFTATIGDPSGRSIARPKLTYEEAMSNALTYQKQIFKILDQERTHVVFNSKWFRAMSLEKIICLNSLVTIQQILRREDFRDRINLGLPIRLHEVQYPLMQGWDSVQVLADIELGGMDQLFNIMIGRHLQKGEGQPQQVAMLLPLLEGMDGIKKMSKSFNNAIGITETPEVMFGKLMSIPDATMGRYYELLLRDSIPPSIHPMDAKRELARRIVSKYHSQEAARTALEGFNLRFSKQNFEEVDLPSYSLGEGEHDLISTVVTVYSRCFGIYKSHGAVRRLIEQGSVRWRGEKIANPYVKLTLGSQGVLKLDRTHAVLLSV